The Gloeobacter violaceus PCC 7421 DNA window GGCGCCGAGACTGATCGCCCTATCCGGCTTTTTTGACCGCTACGGTGCGGTGCACGGCGGTCCAGTCGTCCTTGGGGTCGAGGGCGGTGGCGGCGTCGGGAACCTGGCCGGTCAGCGCGGTGCGAAAGTCCCGGTCGAAGCGCGAGCCGGTGCCGAACAGGTCGTCGACAGCAGTCGGTTTTTCGCCCAAAGCCGGCAGCGAAATGTTGCTCAGATCCGCCGCTCCCACCGAACCCACGATCACCAGATGGTCGTACCCTTCGGGCTGGTTTTTGGGCGCGCTCAGCGTAATAATCACCTCGGGACCGTAACCGATTTTGAGGGTCTCGCCGAGTTTGGTCGGTTTGCCGTAGCCGGAAAGCGGGTGCAAAGGCGCCAAACGCAGATCCTGATCGAGATCGACGATGTAGATATAAAGCGGCACTGGGGATTGGTTGGTGACTTCAATCACCAGCGAACGGCCGCTGGCGATTACGGTCGAATCGCCGTTCATCGGCAGCGGCTCGGCTTCGCCGGGCTTGTCTTTGCCGGCTTCACGGGTCAGACGCTTCAATTGGACGGCGAGGGCGTCCTTCAGTTTGGTGTAGCGGTTGGTGAGGTTGCGGATGTTGAGGTAGCCCGCCAGGTGTTCGAGGGTGACGAGCGCCCCCCGCTCCGGGCGCATCCCGGCGAAGCGCGCCGCGCCCAGAGGTCGCCCGTCCAGCACATAGACAAAGCGACCGTCCTGCACCTCGACCATGGCGGAAGCAGCCTCGTCCTCCGAAGCGATCAGTAGTGGCGAACTTTCGAGGCTCTGGCGCAACGCCTCGGCGACGCGGTTTTTGCCGTTGATGCGGATGGGCTGGGGACGGGGCGCGGGCATGGGCTTGTCGGGGCAACTCCGTGCCTACATTAACGTGTTTTTCGCAAGCTTCGGGTTTGGCGGGTCCGGTCGCTACTATAGAAAAGTTTTGGCCCGGTGCATAAAAATGATGTCCACACCCATCCACTGCCTCAACTACATCGACGGCCAGTGGCAACCCGCCCAATCGGGCGAGACGCTCGAAGACCTGAACCCTGCCGATCGCCGCGAAGTGGTGGCGACTTTTCCGCGCTCGGGCGCGGCCGACGTCGAGGCCGCCGTCACTGCCGCCCGCAAAGCCTACAGAGGCTGGCGGCTGGTGAGCGCCCCGGCTAGGGCCGAGATTGTCTTTCGCATCGGCGAGATTCTGCGCGGGCGCAAAGAAGCGCTGGCCCAACTGATGAGCCGCGAGATGGGCAAGACCATCGTCGAAGCGCGCGGCGATGTGCAGGAGGCGATCGACTGCGCCTTCTACTACGCTGGGGAGGGGCGACGGCTGTTTGGCCAGACCACCCCCTCCGAAATGGACAACAAGTTCGCGATGTCGGTGCGCTCACCGGTGGGGGTGTGCTCCCTAATTACTCCCTGGAACTTTCCTGTCGCTATTCCCTGCTGGAAGGCCCTTCCGGCCCTGGTCTGCGGCAACACGGTGATCCTCAAGCCCGCCGAGGACACCCCCGCCTGTGCCACAGCCCTCATCGACGTCTTTCGGGAGGCGGGCTTGCCCGCCGGGGTGGCCAATCTCGTGCACGGCACCGGCGAGGAAACGGGTCGGGCGCTGGTCGCCCACCCGGGGGTGGATCTGGTGTCTTTTACCGGTTCTTCGGTGGTGGGAGCGGAGGTGGCCTCGGTGTGCGGCCGCACCCACAAGCGCGTCTGCCTGGAGATGGGGGGCAAGAACGCCCAGATCGTCATGGAGGACGCCGATCTTGAACTGGCCCTCAAAGGAGCGCTCTGGGGCGCCTTCGGCACCACCGGCCAGCGCTGCACCGCCACCAGCCGCCTGATCTTGCACCGCGACATCAAGCAGGTTTTTACCGAAAAGCTCATCGAGCAGGCCCGCCAACTGCGCCTCGGTCCCGGCATCGACCCAAATACCGAAGTCGGCCCGCTCATCAACGAAAGCCAACTGAGCCGCGTGCACGAGTACATCGAGATTGCCCGCCAGGAAGGGCTTAAGATCTTGCTTGGCGGCGAACCGGTCCGCTCCGAGGAACTAGTCCACGGCCACTTCTTTGAGCCCACGATTCTCGATGAAGTGCCCCCCGCCAGCCGTCTGGCCCGCGAGGAAGTGTTCGGGCCGGTGGTGGTGCTGATGACCGTAGATTCCTTCGAGCAAGCGGTGGAATTGCTCAACGACACGCCCTACGGGCTTTCTTCCTCGGTCTACACCCGCGATGTCAACCGGGCCTTCCGGGCCATCCGCGACATCGAGGCGG harbors:
- a CDS encoding aldehyde dehydrogenase family protein produces the protein MSTPIHCLNYIDGQWQPAQSGETLEDLNPADRREVVATFPRSGAADVEAAVTAARKAYRGWRLVSAPARAEIVFRIGEILRGRKEALAQLMSREMGKTIVEARGDVQEAIDCAFYYAGEGRRLFGQTTPSEMDNKFAMSVRSPVGVCSLITPWNFPVAIPCWKALPALVCGNTVILKPAEDTPACATALIDVFREAGLPAGVANLVHGTGEETGRALVAHPGVDLVSFTGSSVVGAEVASVCGRTHKRVCLEMGGKNAQIVMEDADLELALKGALWGAFGTTGQRCTATSRLILHRDIKQVFTEKLIEQARQLRLGPGIDPNTEVGPLINESQLSRVHEYIEIARQEGLKILLGGEPVRSEELVHGHFFEPTILDEVPPASRLAREEVFGPVVVLMTVDSFEQAVELLNDTPYGLSSSVYTRDVNRAFRAIRDIEAGITYINGPTTGAEVHLPFGGVKQTGNGHREAGAAVLDVFSEWKTVYVDFSGQLQRAQIDNRS